The Primulina tabacum isolate GXHZ01 chromosome 16, ASM2559414v2, whole genome shotgun sequence genome window below encodes:
- the LOC142529451 gene encoding uncharacterized protein LOC142529451, producing the protein MDGGGEIPVDQIPLARGRGRGRGRPRVHVVDDTFVEQAADHLDQLRMDELVASFHTMHPPRFSGSEGDEKAELWISEIEELFDLIEYPSERRFRLDVHQLKDRAKMWWSTTLMTLNA; encoded by the coding sequence ATGGATGGAGGTGGAGAAATTCCTGTTGATCAGATTCCTCTagctcgaggtcgaggtcgtggacgtggtagACCTCGTGttcatgttgttgatgataCTTTTGTTGAGCAAGCTGCTGATCATCTAGACCAGCTTAGGATGGATGAGTTAGTTGCAAGTTTCCATACTATGCATCCACCTCGATTCAGTGGTTCTGAGGGAGATGAGAAAGCAGAACTATGGATTTCTGAGATTgaagaattgtttgatttgattgagtatccTTCAGAGCGTCGATTCAGATTAGATGTGCATCAGTTGAAAGATCGTGCTAAAATGTGGTGGTCTACTACATTGATGACCTTAAATGCTTAG